A DNA window from Streptomyces canus contains the following coding sequences:
- a CDS encoding spherulation-specific family 4 protein, which yields MPHLTSTKTNTPSTDLRVGFGAPGFAHPLVAPAEWAELTRPGTPLHWAVLNVADGPGARPDPHCLEAAGRLRNAGVRVLGHLDTAGVRTYGELLPEARRYVDWYQVDGFLLDHCPAEHAALPEVRRTVTALRAIRDDAHIVLGHGTHPHPGYAENADQLVTFSGPWSDYRWSQVAEWTADYPPDRFCHFVHGVPGPHLEEALRIARWQGASTIWFTDRTDRGGRVDPWETMPGYWDEIVSRIGTGVSE from the coding sequence ATGCCGCATCTGACCAGCACGAAGACAAACACACCGAGCACCGACCTGCGCGTCGGCTTCGGTGCCCCCGGCTTCGCGCACCCCTTGGTCGCCCCCGCCGAATGGGCCGAACTCACCCGTCCCGGCACCCCACTGCACTGGGCCGTCCTCAACGTCGCCGACGGACCCGGTGCCCGCCCCGACCCGCACTGCCTCGAAGCGGCCGGCCGGCTGCGCAACGCGGGCGTCCGCGTCCTCGGTCACCTCGACACCGCCGGGGTCCGCACCTACGGTGAGCTGCTCCCCGAGGCGCGCCGCTACGTCGACTGGTACCAGGTCGACGGCTTCCTCCTGGACCATTGCCCGGCCGAACACGCCGCGCTCCCCGAAGTCCGCCGCACCGTCACCGCGCTCCGCGCGATCCGTGACGATGCCCACATCGTCCTCGGCCACGGCACCCACCCCCACCCCGGCTACGCCGAGAACGCCGACCAGTTGGTCACCTTCTCCGGCCCCTGGAGCGACTACCGCTGGTCGCAGGTGGCCGAGTGGACCGCCGACTACCCGCCCGACCGCTTCTGCCACTTCGTCCACGGAGTGCCAGGCCCGCACCTCGAGGAGGCCCTGCGGATCGCGCGCTGGCAGGGTGCCTCGACGATCTGGTTCACCGACCGCACGGACCGCGGCGGCCGTGTCGACCCCTGGGAGACCATGCCCGGCTACTGGGACGAAATCGTCTCGCGGATCGGAACGGGTGTCTCGGAATGA
- a CDS encoding DUF3152 domain-containing protein has protein sequence MPARGFPGVPDGAPAHGFPRLADGTPAHGIPRLVEGTPAQGFPRVLDGTPAQGFPRLADGTPAHGFPRLPDGTPAHGFPRLPDGTPARGVPRVSDGPTGQGVRRFPDGTPLHGFPRLPDGTPAHGVPRARGGHPEQRESGGGWGELSGHGPDGYAAGPGAAPPQQRQGSSGSRSGPRQDYLDAFTDEVDVFAPDGPRGPGGPRGPVPVNGPVTGARAPVAAHPSDPYGSVTDWPDDTDTDTDTDTDTDENDRPDSGDAPPTDPPVVKGGKGRALTGIAAAAVVTVLAVVVAGQVTDGRDTAVGTQSATDQARDARDSATGADGQPTPSSSASAATLTYEQAMGTKYPLSAKLDGSGKFDAIPGVDKAPGKGQKYTYRVDVEQGLGLDGELFAEAVQKTLNDDRSWAHSGARTFERVYSGKPDFVITLASPGTTADWCAKSGLDTTEDNVSCDSAATERVMINAYRWAQGSSTYGDRIHAYREMLINHEVGHRLGYSHVTCDKNGELAPVMQQQTKFLDHDGIHCRANPWPYPGS, from the coding sequence ATGCCTGCGCGTGGGTTTCCTGGGGTTCCGGATGGGGCGCCCGCACATGGTTTCCCCCGGCTTGCGGACGGCACGCCTGCACATGGCATTCCTCGGCTTGTGGAGGGGACGCCCGCGCAAGGGTTTCCCCGGGTTCTGGACGGGACGCCCGCACAAGGTTTTCCTCGGCTTGCGGACGGCACGCCGGCACACGGGTTTCCTCGGCTGCCCGACGGCACGCCGGCACACGGGTTTCCTCGGCTGCCCGACGGCACGCCGGCGCGCGGAGTCCCTCGTGTGTCCGACGGTCCGACCGGCCAAGGTGTGCGGCGGTTCCCGGACGGGACGCCCCTGCACGGTTTCCCTCGGCTGCCCGACGGCACCCCGGCCCATGGCGTCCCCCGGGCCCGTGGTGGCCATCCCGAGCAGCGTGAATCCGGTGGCGGCTGGGGGGAGTTGAGCGGTCACGGACCGGACGGGTACGCCGCCGGACCGGGAGCCGCTCCTCCGCAGCAGCGGCAGGGCTCGTCGGGATCGAGATCGGGGCCACGACAGGATTACCTCGACGCGTTCACCGACGAGGTCGACGTCTTCGCGCCCGACGGCCCTCGTGGCCCTGGTGGGCCCCGCGGCCCTGTTCCCGTGAACGGTCCCGTCACAGGGGCCCGCGCACCCGTCGCCGCGCACCCCTCCGACCCGTACGGCTCGGTCACCGACTGGCCCGACGACACCGACACCGACACCGACACCGACACAGACACCGACGAGAACGACCGCCCCGACTCCGGCGACGCGCCGCCGACCGACCCGCCGGTGGTCAAGGGTGGCAAGGGCCGGGCGCTCACCGGCATCGCGGCCGCCGCCGTCGTCACCGTGCTCGCCGTCGTCGTGGCAGGACAGGTCACCGACGGGCGCGACACCGCCGTGGGCACGCAGTCCGCGACCGACCAGGCCCGGGACGCCCGCGACTCCGCCACGGGCGCGGACGGGCAGCCCACGCCGTCCTCCTCGGCCAGTGCGGCGACGCTGACGTACGAACAGGCGATGGGCACCAAGTACCCGCTCAGCGCCAAGCTCGACGGCTCGGGGAAGTTCGACGCGATCCCGGGGGTCGACAAGGCGCCCGGCAAGGGACAGAAGTACACCTACCGCGTGGACGTGGAGCAGGGTCTAGGACTCGACGGCGAACTCTTCGCCGAGGCCGTGCAGAAGACGCTCAACGACGACCGCAGTTGGGCCCACAGCGGCGCCCGGACCTTCGAGCGCGTCTACTCGGGCAAGCCCGACTTCGTGATCACTCTCGCCAGCCCCGGCACCACGGCGGACTGGTGCGCCAAGTCCGGCCTCGACACCACCGAGGACAACGTCTCGTGCGACTCGGCCGCCACCGAACGCGTGATGATCAACGCGTATCGCTGGGCGCAGGGATCAAGCACATACGGTGATCGGATCCATGCCTACCGTGAAATGTTGATCAACCACGAGGTCGGTCACCGCCTCGGCTACTCCCATGTCACCTGTGACAAGAACGGCGAACTCGCGCCGGTGATGCAGCAGCAGACCAAGTTCCTCGACCACGACGGGATCCACTGCCGGGCCAACCCCTGGCCGTACCCCGGGAGTTGA
- a CDS encoding ABC transporter substrate-binding protein, whose protein sequence is MRHPSLTARRVAAVSVSLVLAAGAAACGPEDNDAKSSGGDSTPHKGGTLTVLNSNPQEDFDPARLYTSGGGNVPSLVFRTLTTRNRENGAAGAKVVPDLATDTGRPNKDATVWTYTLKKGLKYEDGTAITSADIKYGIERSFAPELSGGAPYLRDWLVGAADYQGPYKDKKGLAAIETPDERTIVFHLNKPEGEFPYLATQTQFTPVPKAKDTGTKYEEHPVSSGPYKVVTNENDGEHLVLERNTYWSASTDAERKAYPDRIDVKSRLDSSVINQRLSSSQGADAAAVTADTNLGPAELAKVTGDKELASRVGTGHFGYTNYIAFNPTVKPFDNVKVRQAVSYAIDRSSVVNAAGGSALAEPATTYLPNQKSFGYEPYDLFPAGATGNAAKAKELLKEAGYPNGLTVTLTHSNAKDFETSPEIATAVQDALKKAGITVKLQGLEENDYSDTIHNVKTEPGFFLAHWGADWPSGGPFLAPIFDGRQIVKDGANFNTGLLNNKSVNDEIDAINKLTDLDAAAKRWGALDKKIGEQALTVPLFHPVYKRLYGKDIKNVVISDWTGVLDISQVAVK, encoded by the coding sequence ATGCGTCACCCGTCCCTCACAGCGCGCCGTGTGGCCGCGGTATCCGTAAGCCTGGTTCTGGCAGCGGGCGCCGCCGCCTGCGGTCCTGAGGACAACGATGCCAAGAGCTCCGGCGGCGACTCCACGCCCCACAAGGGCGGCACCCTGACGGTCCTGAACTCCAACCCGCAGGAAGACTTCGACCCGGCCCGCCTCTACACCTCCGGCGGCGGCAACGTGCCCTCCCTCGTCTTCCGCACCCTCACCACCCGCAACCGCGAGAACGGCGCCGCCGGTGCCAAGGTCGTCCCCGACCTCGCCACCGACACCGGGCGCCCCAACAAGGACGCGACTGTGTGGACGTACACCTTGAAGAAGGGCCTCAAGTACGAGGACGGCACCGCGATCACCTCGGCCGACATCAAGTACGGCATCGAGCGCTCCTTCGCGCCCGAACTCTCCGGCGGCGCCCCCTACCTGCGGGACTGGCTGGTCGGCGCGGCGGACTACCAGGGGCCGTACAAGGACAAGAAGGGCCTCGCGGCGATCGAGACGCCGGACGAGCGGACCATCGTCTTCCACCTGAACAAGCCTGAGGGCGAGTTCCCGTACCTGGCCACGCAGACGCAGTTCACGCCCGTCCCGAAGGCCAAGGACACGGGTACGAAGTACGAGGAGCACCCGGTCTCGTCCGGCCCGTACAAGGTCGTCACCAACGAGAACGACGGCGAGCACCTCGTCCTGGAACGCAACACGTACTGGTCCGCTTCCACGGACGCCGAGCGCAAGGCGTACCCGGACAGGATCGACGTCAAGTCCAGGCTCGACTCGTCGGTGATCAACCAGCGGCTGTCGTCGTCCCAGGGTGCGGACGCGGCCGCGGTCACCGCGGACACCAACCTCGGCCCGGCCGAGCTCGCCAAGGTGACGGGCGACAAGGAGCTCGCCTCCCGCGTCGGCACCGGGCACTTCGGCTACACCAACTACATAGCGTTCAACCCGACGGTCAAGCCGTTCGACAACGTCAAGGTGCGGCAGGCCGTCTCGTACGCCATCGACCGCTCCTCCGTGGTCAACGCGGCCGGCGGCAGCGCGCTCGCCGAGCCCGCCACCACCTACCTGCCGAACCAGAAGTCCTTCGGCTACGAGCCGTACGACCTCTTCCCGGCGGGCGCGACGGGCAACGCGGCGAAGGCCAAGGAGCTGCTGAAGGAAGCCGGTTACCCGAACGGGCTCACGGTCACGCTGACGCACTCCAACGCCAAGGACTTCGAGACCAGCCCCGAGATCGCGACCGCGGTCCAGGACGCGCTCAAGAAGGCCGGCATCACGGTCAAGCTCCAGGGCCTGGAGGAGAACGACTACTCGGACACGATCCACAACGTGAAGACCGAGCCCGGCTTCTTCCTCGCCCACTGGGGTGCCGACTGGCCCTCCGGCGGTCCCTTCCTCGCCCCCATCTTCGACGGCCGGCAGATCGTCAAGGACGGCGCGAACTTCAACACGGGCCTGCTCAACAACAAGTCGGTCAATGACGAGATTGACGCGATCAACAAGTTGACCGATCTTGACGCGGCCGCCAAGCGATGGGGCGCACTGGACAAGAAGATCGGCGAGCAGGCACTGACCGTGCCGCTGTTCCACCCGGTCTACAAGCGCCTGTACGGCAAGGACATCAAGAACGTCGTCATCAGCGACTGGACCGGCGTTCTGGACATCTCGCAGGTCGCGGTCAAGTAA
- a CDS encoding DUF3492 domain-containing protein, whose product MRIGLLTEGGYPYVSGDARLWCDRLVRGLEQHEFDIYALSRSERQEDEGWVQLPPQVGRVITAPLWTAPDDGVVYGRRARRRFAESYGELAAALCEGGVGDASGELSAAEADRFASALYGLAELARDEGGLVGALRSETAVRALERACRAPGARQTAREARVPDLLAVAAHLERALRPLSLDWYEDDGLGAVDLCHAASGGPAALPGLLAHHFCGVPLLVTEYGVRLRTHYLADTDSAPAVRALLAAFHGRLATETYRRAAVVTPGNTHARRWQERCGADREKLRTVYPGMDAARFTEVGESAECGDPDRLVWVGRVEPAKDLISLLHAFAEIRKEEPKTRLRIVGAPTGPEGAAYLGHCKALAAQLFPDEAEGLHAVGDNPVSFEEIGGPEVPTLADAYASGAVTVLSSVVEGFPISLVEAMFCGRATVSTDVGAVVEVIGGTGLVVPPRNPKALAEACVTLLRDPERRERLGAAARARALELFTVEQNITAFHGIYLEIVSHTPVRRVVLDDTGEPLPFAAPAEAHVPGHWTELSTRVVARGGPGWAAGPPVHATPPFAATEGASG is encoded by the coding sequence GTGCGCATAGGACTGCTTACGGAGGGTGGCTATCCGTATGTGAGCGGTGACGCCAGGCTCTGGTGCGACCGGCTCGTGCGCGGCCTCGAGCAGCACGAGTTCGACATCTACGCGCTCAGTCGCAGCGAGCGCCAGGAGGACGAGGGCTGGGTCCAGCTGCCGCCGCAGGTCGGCCGGGTCATCACGGCCCCGCTGTGGACCGCGCCGGACGACGGGGTGGTGTACGGCAGGCGGGCGCGCCGTCGGTTCGCCGAGTCCTACGGCGAGTTGGCGGCTGCGCTGTGTGAAGGGGGGGTCGGCGACGCCTCGGGGGAGTTGTCGGCCGCCGAGGCGGACCGTTTCGCCAGCGCCCTGTACGGGCTCGCCGAACTCGCCCGCGACGAAGGCGGACTGGTGGGGGCGCTCCGCTCCGAGACCGCCGTACGCGCCCTGGAGCGCGCCTGCCGCGCACCCGGCGCCCGGCAGACGGCGCGGGAGGCGCGCGTACCGGATCTGCTGGCTGTCGCCGCGCACCTGGAGCGCGCCCTGCGCCCCCTCTCGCTCGACTGGTACGAGGACGACGGCCTCGGCGCGGTCGACCTGTGCCACGCGGCCTCCGGCGGCCCGGCCGCCCTGCCCGGTCTCCTCGCGCACCACTTCTGCGGCGTCCCGCTGCTGGTGACCGAGTACGGCGTGCGGTTGCGCACGCACTACCTGGCCGACACCGACTCCGCGCCCGCCGTACGGGCCCTGCTCGCTGCCTTCCACGGCCGGCTGGCCACCGAGACCTACCGGCGGGCCGCGGTCGTCACACCCGGCAACACCCACGCCCGCCGCTGGCAGGAGCGGTGCGGCGCCGACCGCGAGAAGCTGCGCACGGTCTACCCCGGCATGGATGCCGCCCGCTTCACGGAGGTGGGGGAGTCCGCGGAGTGCGGGGACCCGGACAGGCTGGTCTGGGTGGGCCGCGTCGAACCCGCCAAGGACCTGATCTCCCTCCTCCATGCCTTCGCGGAGATCCGCAAGGAGGAGCCCAAGACGCGGTTGAGGATTGTCGGCGCGCCCACCGGCCCCGAGGGCGCGGCCTACCTGGGGCACTGCAAGGCGCTGGCCGCGCAGCTCTTCCCGGACGAGGCGGAGGGGCTGCACGCCGTCGGCGACAATCCCGTCTCCTTCGAGGAGATCGGCGGTCCCGAGGTGCCGACTCTCGCCGACGCATACGCCTCGGGCGCGGTCACCGTCCTGTCCAGCGTCGTCGAGGGCTTCCCGATCAGCCTCGTCGAGGCCATGTTCTGTGGCCGGGCCACCGTGTCCACCGATGTCGGCGCGGTCGTGGAGGTCATCGGCGGCACGGGGCTCGTCGTCCCGCCGCGCAACCCGAAGGCGCTCGCGGAGGCGTGTGTGACGCTGCTGCGCGACCCCGAGCGCCGTGAGCGCCTCGGCGCCGCCGCGCGCGCCCGTGCCCTCGAACTGTTCACCGTGGAGCAGAACATCACGGCATTTCACGGCATTTACCTGGAGATCGTCTCGCACACGCCGGTCCGCCGGGTCGTGCTGGACGACACCGGCGAGCCCCTCCCGTTCGCCGCCCCCGCCGAGGCCCATGTCCCCGGCCACTGGACCGAGCTCAGCACCCGCGTCGTGGCCCGAGGTGGGCCCGGCTGGGCCGCGGGACCCCCGGTCCATGCGACGCCTCCCTTTGCCGCCACGGAAGGAGCGTCGGGATGA
- a CDS encoding ABC transporter permease has protein sequence MSEALVATEVPVASVPGASGARQFWRRLRTQRAAMVAAALVALLVLVALAAPLLTALEGQDPTTYHPSLIDSARGGVPIGSFGGISGDHWLGVEPQTGRDLFARLVYGARVSLGVALAATVIQVFVGVVMGIASALASGWVDQVLSRITDVFVALPLMIMSLALLAIVPSSFPRPVLVTLVIGFIAWGNIAKIVRAQTLTLKGLDYVSAARLSGWGTWRIARRELLPGLAAPVITYAAILMPVNISIEAALSFLGVGVKPPTPSWGQMLTAADVWYQAAPQYLLLPAGALFVTVLALTVLGDGVRTALDPRAASRLSVGTGRRREARAGKEDTA, from the coding sequence ATGAGCGAGGCACTTGTCGCCACCGAGGTCCCCGTGGCATCCGTCCCGGGGGCCTCGGGGGCCCGTCAGTTCTGGCGGCGGCTGCGGACGCAGCGCGCCGCCATGGTCGCGGCGGCCCTCGTCGCACTGCTCGTCCTGGTCGCCCTCGCGGCGCCCCTGCTCACCGCGCTGGAGGGCCAGGACCCGACCACCTACCATCCCTCCCTGATCGACTCCGCGCGCGGAGGCGTACCCATCGGCTCCTTCGGGGGCATCAGCGGGGACCACTGGCTCGGCGTCGAGCCCCAGACCGGCCGCGACCTGTTCGCCCGGCTGGTGTACGGGGCCCGGGTCTCCCTGGGAGTCGCGCTGGCCGCGACCGTCATCCAGGTCTTCGTGGGCGTGGTGATGGGAATCGCCTCCGCGCTCGCCAGCGGATGGGTTGATCAAGTGTTGAGCCGGATCACCGATGTCTTCGTCGCCCTGCCATTGATGATCATGTCCCTGGCGCTGCTGGCGATCGTCCCGTCCAGCTTCCCCCGGCCCGTCCTGGTCACGCTCGTCATCGGGTTCATCGCGTGGGGCAACATCGCGAAGATCGTGCGGGCCCAGACGCTCACGCTGAAGGGGCTCGACTACGTCTCGGCCGCCCGGCTCAGCGGCTGGGGCACCTGGCGCATCGCCCGCAGAGAACTCCTGCCCGGACTCGCCGCGCCGGTCATCACGTACGCCGCGATCCTCATGCCGGTCAACATCAGCATCGAGGCCGCCCTGTCGTTCCTGGGCGTCGGCGTGAAGCCGCCGACGCCGTCCTGGGGCCAGATGCTCACCGCCGCGGACGTCTGGTACCAGGCGGCTCCGCAATACCTGCTGCTGCCTGCGGGCGCACTGTTCGTGACCGTCCTGGCCCTCACCGTCCTCGGCGACGGTGTCCGCACCGCCCTCGACCCGCGCGCTGCCTCGCGGCTGAGCGTCGGCACGGGCCGCAGGCGCGAGGCCAGGGCAGGCAAGGAGGACACCGCATGA
- a CDS encoding ABC transporter permease, whose protein sequence is MSGFGGFLFRRAVGTVVTLLAISVIVYVVFYATPGNVAQITCGPRCSPEQVHQVAQQLRLDDPLWVRYWHFLEGLIAGQDYSTGTSVEHCSAPCLGLSYQGDQQVLGIILTKLPVSLSLVFGAMIIWLLLGVGTGVLSAWRRGRFTERVLTALTLAGWATPVFVIGLVLMIVVCGELQLLPFPQYVKLTDDPEQWAWNLLLPWLSLALIEAAAFARLTRASMLETLAEDHIRTFRAYGVSERKIVGRHALRGAFAPVIALNANNVGSAIGGAVLTETLFGLPGIGQELVHAVNVVDLPVVVGMVLVIGFFVVLANAVADVLYAVADRRVVLA, encoded by the coding sequence ATGAGCGGCTTCGGAGGCTTCCTGTTCCGCCGTGCCGTCGGCACCGTGGTGACCCTGCTGGCCATCTCGGTGATCGTCTACGTCGTCTTCTACGCCACCCCGGGCAACGTCGCCCAGATCACCTGCGGCCCGCGCTGTTCTCCGGAGCAGGTGCACCAGGTGGCCCAGCAACTGAGACTCGACGACCCGCTGTGGGTGCGCTACTGGCACTTCCTGGAGGGCCTGATCGCCGGCCAGGACTACTCCACGGGCACCTCGGTGGAGCACTGCTCGGCACCGTGCCTCGGGCTCTCGTACCAGGGCGACCAGCAGGTCCTGGGCATCATCCTGACGAAGCTCCCGGTGAGCCTGTCGCTGGTGTTCGGCGCGATGATCATCTGGCTGCTCCTCGGCGTCGGCACCGGCGTGCTCTCCGCGTGGCGGCGCGGCCGGTTCACCGAGCGGGTGCTGACCGCCCTCACGCTGGCGGGCTGGGCCACCCCGGTCTTCGTCATCGGCCTGGTCCTGATGATCGTCGTCTGCGGTGAACTGCAACTGCTGCCCTTCCCGCAGTACGTGAAGCTCACCGACGACCCCGAGCAGTGGGCGTGGAACCTGCTGCTGCCATGGCTCTCGCTCGCCCTCATCGAGGCTGCCGCGTTCGCCCGGCTGACCAGGGCGTCGATGCTGGAGACGCTGGCCGAGGACCACATCCGCACCTTCCGCGCATACGGCGTCAGCGAGCGGAAGATCGTCGGCCGCCATGCCCTGCGCGGGGCGTTCGCGCCGGTCATCGCCCTGAACGCCAACAACGTCGGCTCGGCGATCGGCGGCGCGGTCCTCACCGAGACGCTCTTCGGCCTCCCCGGCATCGGCCAGGAACTGGTCCACGCGGTCAATGTCGTCGACCTCCCGGTCGTCGTCGGGATGGTCCTGGTCATCGGCTTCTTCGTGGTGCTCGCCAACGCCGTCGCGGACGTGCTGTACGCGGTGGCCGACCGACGGGTGGTGCTCGCATGA
- a CDS encoding Ms4533A family Cys-rich leader peptide, translating to MWSSHAVESSAAIQLALIGVTPLCVADILCR from the coding sequence ATGTGGTCTAGTCATGCCGTCGAGAGCAGCGCCGCCATTCAGCTGGCGCTCATCGGTGTGACCCCGCTCTGCGTGGCCGACATTCTCTGTCGCTGA
- a CDS encoding NAD-dependent epimerase/dehydratase family protein, translating to MRVLLIGANGYLGRFVADRLLADPAVQLTALGRGDDADVRFDLASGSPGALTRFLDAVHPGVVVNCAGATRGGARELTRHNTVAVATVCEALRRSRCGARLVQIGCGAEYGPSQPGSSTAEDAVPRPGGPYGVSKLAATELVLGSGLDAVVLRVFSPAGPGTPAGSPLGRLAEAMRRAMQSGDGELKLAGLGAQRDFVDVRDVARAVHAASLSAAQGVINIGSGRAVRLRDAAAVLARVAGYGGALHELDGPPGQLRATIGHPRSESDHAGPVAYPYPDGCGSWQQADVRTARDRLGWRPRINLEESLADIWMEAACRI from the coding sequence ATGAGAGTCCTGCTGATCGGAGCCAACGGCTACCTCGGCCGCTTCGTCGCCGACCGCCTGCTCGCCGACCCCGCCGTCCAGCTCACCGCGCTCGGCCGCGGCGACGACGCCGACGTCCGCTTCGACCTCGCGTCCGGCAGCCCCGGCGCCCTCACCCGCTTCCTCGACGCGGTCCACCCGGGCGTTGTCGTCAACTGCGCCGGCGCCACCCGCGGCGGTGCCCGCGAACTCACCCGCCACAACACGGTCGCGGTAGCGACCGTCTGCGAAGCCCTGCGGCGCAGCCGCTGCGGTGCCCGTCTGGTGCAGATCGGCTGCGGCGCGGAGTACGGCCCCAGCCAGCCCGGTTCCTCCACGGCCGAGGACGCGGTCCCCCGCCCCGGCGGTCCGTACGGCGTCAGCAAACTCGCCGCCACCGAACTGGTCCTCGGATCCGGCCTGGACGCGGTCGTCCTGCGGGTCTTCTCACCGGCGGGCCCCGGCACTCCCGCGGGCTCCCCGCTCGGCCGTCTCGCCGAGGCCATGCGCCGCGCCATGCAGTCCGGCGACGGCGAACTGAAACTCGCCGGCCTCGGCGCCCAGCGCGACTTCGTCGACGTCCGCGATGTGGCCCGCGCCGTCCATGCGGCCTCGCTCTCCGCCGCACAGGGCGTGATCAACATCGGCTCGGGCCGTGCCGTCCGCCTACGCGACGCCGCCGCCGTCCTGGCCCGGGTCGCCGGATACGGCGGCGCCCTCCACGAACTCGACGGTCCTCCCGGCCAGCTGAGGGCGACGATCGGGCACCCCCGCTCCGAATCGGACCACGCGGGACCCGTCGCGTACCCGTACCCCGACGGCTGCGGCAGTTGGCAGCAGGCCGACGTGCGCACCGCACGCGACCGGCTCGGCTGGCGCCCCCGGATCAACCTCGAAGAGTCCCTCGCCGACATCTGGATGGAGGCGGCATGCCGCATCTGA
- a CDS encoding dipeptide ABC transporter ATP-binding protein: MSLVHVTDLTVEFGELRAVDGLSFRLEQGAALALVGESGSGKSTVASALLGLHRGTGARVGGSVQVAGADVQQASDDDLRRLRGAKAAMVFQDPLSSLDPYYAIGDQIAEVYRVHTRVSRRAARARAVEVLDRVGIPDAVRRSRARPHEFSGGMRQRALIAMALACEPELLIADEPTTALDVTVQAQILDLLHTLRQETGMGLLLVTHDVGVAAESVDDVLVMRHGRAVEQGPVAAVLGAPREAYTRELLAAVPRVDAPRAPSRASGEVVLEAKSLRREFGRGKKAFVAVDDVSLTIHRGETLGVVGESGSGKTTLGRMLVGLLEPTAGDVRHDGLARVGVNPAVQMVFQDPVSSLNPRRSVGESIADPLRARGERDEKRIRGRVTELLERVGLEGAHYDRYPHEFSGGQRQRVGIARALAADPRVIVCDEPVSALDVTTQAQVVALLGELQRELGLALVFVAHDLAVVRQVSDRVAVMRRGRIVETGPADEVYENPRDPYTKQLLAAVPALDPRIAARRRAERREVAVT, encoded by the coding sequence ATGAGCCTCGTCCATGTCACGGACCTGACTGTCGAGTTCGGCGAGCTGCGGGCCGTCGACGGCCTCTCCTTCCGCCTGGAGCAGGGCGCCGCCCTCGCTCTGGTCGGCGAGTCCGGCTCCGGCAAGTCCACCGTCGCCTCGGCCCTGCTCGGGCTGCACCGCGGCACGGGCGCCCGCGTGGGCGGCTCGGTCCAGGTCGCCGGAGCGGACGTACAGCAGGCGTCGGACGACGACCTGCGGCGGCTGCGGGGAGCGAAGGCCGCGATGGTCTTCCAGGACCCGCTGTCGTCCCTGGACCCGTACTACGCGATCGGCGACCAGATCGCCGAGGTGTACCGCGTGCACACGCGTGTGTCGCGACGAGCGGCACGCGCGCGTGCGGTGGAGGTGCTGGACCGGGTCGGCATTCCGGACGCCGTACGGCGATCCCGGGCCCGTCCGCACGAGTTCAGCGGCGGCATGCGTCAGCGCGCCCTCATCGCGATGGCGCTGGCCTGCGAGCCCGAGCTGCTGATCGCCGACGAGCCGACGACCGCGCTCGACGTGACCGTCCAGGCCCAGATCCTCGACCTGCTGCACACCCTGCGCCAGGAGACCGGCATGGGCCTGCTGCTCGTCACGCACGACGTGGGCGTCGCCGCCGAGAGCGTCGACGACGTGCTCGTCATGCGGCACGGTCGCGCGGTCGAGCAGGGGCCGGTCGCCGCGGTGCTCGGGGCCCCGCGGGAGGCGTACACACGCGAACTGCTCGCCGCGGTACCGCGCGTGGACGCGCCGCGGGCGCCTTCCCGGGCATCCGGCGAGGTGGTCCTCGAAGCGAAGAGCCTGCGGCGCGAGTTCGGCCGCGGCAAGAAGGCCTTCGTGGCCGTCGACGACGTCTCGCTGACGATCCACCGGGGCGAGACCCTCGGCGTCGTCGGCGAGAGCGGCAGCGGCAAGACGACGCTGGGGCGGATGCTGGTCGGGCTGCTGGAGCCGACGGCGGGCGATGTCCGTCACGACGGTCTCGCGCGTGTGGGCGTGAACCCGGCCGTGCAGATGGTCTTCCAGGACCCCGTCTCGTCCTTGAACCCACGGCGCAGCGTGGGCGAGTCGATCGCCGACCCGCTCCGCGCGCGTGGTGAACGGGACGAGAAGCGGATCCGGGGGCGCGTGACGGAACTCCTGGAGCGCGTGGGGCTCGAAGGGGCGCACTACGACCGCTACCCGCACGAGTTCAGCGGCGGTCAGCGCCAGCGCGTGGGCATCGCGCGGGCGCTCGCGGCCGACCCGCGCGTCATCGTCTGCGACGAGCCGGTCTCCGCGCTCGACGTCACCACCCAGGCCCAGGTGGTCGCCCTGCTCGGCGAGTTGCAGCGGGAGCTCGGACTGGCGCTGGTCTTCGTCGCGCACGACCTCGCCGTCGTACGCCAGGTCAGTGACCGGGTCGCCGTGATGCGGCGCGGCCGGATCGTCGAGACCGGGCCCGCCGACGAGGTGTACGAGAACCCCCGGGACCCGTACACCAAGCAGCTCCTGGCCGCCGTACCGGCGCTCGATCCGCGGATCGCGGCCCGGCGCAGGGCGGAGCGCCGGGAAGTGGCCGTGACCTGA